Genomic window (Verrucomicrobiia bacterium):
TCAGAAGCTTTCAGCCATGCGGCACAGCATCAACAATCATCTGGCGTTGTTTGCCGCCGCGGGCGAAATCTTGCAAATCAAGCCGGAGTCCGCGGGCCGGGTGGCCGGTTACCTGCAGGAGCGGCCCGCGCAAATCAGCCAGGAAATCCGGCGGTTTTCCGATGAATTCGAGCGGGTCTTCGGCATCACCCGCGAGCCTGAACGCGAGGCCGACGGAAAGCAGGCCCAATCTTAATCCCATCCCTGCTGCCGCCACCACTGCTCCAGTTGCCCGGTGTCAAAATCGGCCAGCACCCGGCCATCCACTTCAATCACCGGCGCCAGCGTCTGCCCGCTGAGCGCATACATCTGGGCGCGGTATTCGGGATGCCCAATCACATCCAGCGCCTCGTACGGCAGTCCCCGCGCCTTCAGCCAGGCCTCCGCCTGATGACACCACGGACAATATGGTTTGATAAACAAGCGAATCGTGCGGGGACGCATGGGCTTCAGCTCTCCGTCAAAAAGGTGTCCGCGTGCTCATACGCGGGCGCGCAACAACACAACAACCGCAGCCGCT
Coding sequences:
- a CDS encoding glutaredoxin family protein, with amino-acid sequence MRPRTIRLFIKPYCPWCHQAEAWLKARGLPYEALDVIGHPEYRAQMYALSGQTLAPVIEVDGRVLADFDTGQLEQWWRQQGWD